One window of the Pseudofrankia sp. DC12 genome contains the following:
- a CDS encoding acyl-CoA dehydrogenase family protein: protein MAGKPFAFTEEQRELRRTVRAFLEHAAPEPEVRRLMETSDGYDPAVWAQLAGELGLVGLAIPEELGGSGATFVEVAIVAEEMGRRLLCAPYLSTAVLAVGTLLRSGDAGAQKAWLPGIAAGETIATLAFAEENGRWDASGVAAVAAQAGDGWTLAGTKSFVLDGHTADLLLVAARSAAGVSLFAVPGDAPGLTRAPLSTLDQTRRLARVELAGAPATLLGEDGAGWPVIEHVLNLATVALAAEQAGGAEAVLDMAVQYAKDRVQFGRQIGSFQAVKHRCADMLLEVESARSAAYYAAWCAAGATAADGGDDELARIAAVAKAYCSEAYTQVAADNIQVHGGIGFTWEHSAHLYFRRAKSDELLFGAPATWRDRLATSIGV, encoded by the coding sequence ATGGCCGGGAAGCCGTTTGCCTTTACCGAGGAGCAGCGGGAGCTGCGCCGGACGGTACGCGCGTTCCTGGAGCACGCGGCCCCGGAGCCGGAGGTGCGCCGCCTGATGGAGACCTCGGACGGCTATGACCCGGCGGTCTGGGCGCAGCTGGCCGGCGAGCTGGGCCTGGTAGGCCTCGCGATCCCGGAGGAGCTGGGCGGCTCCGGCGCTACGTTCGTCGAGGTCGCGATCGTCGCCGAGGAGATGGGGCGCCGCCTGCTGTGTGCGCCGTACCTGTCGACGGCGGTGCTCGCCGTCGGGACGCTGCTGCGCTCGGGGGATGCCGGGGCGCAGAAGGCCTGGCTGCCGGGCATCGCGGCCGGCGAGACCATCGCGACGCTGGCCTTCGCCGAGGAGAACGGGCGCTGGGACGCCAGCGGCGTCGCCGCCGTCGCGGCGCAGGCGGGTGACGGCTGGACGCTGGCCGGCACCAAGTCCTTTGTGCTCGACGGCCACACTGCCGACCTGTTGCTGGTCGCCGCGCGCAGTGCGGCCGGCGTGTCCCTGTTCGCCGTCCCCGGCGACGCCCCGGGCCTGACCCGGGCGCCGCTGTCGACGCTCGACCAGACCCGCCGGCTGGCCAGGGTCGAGCTCGCGGGCGCGCCGGCCACCCTGCTCGGTGAGGACGGCGCGGGCTGGCCGGTGATCGAGCACGTGCTGAACCTGGCGACCGTGGCGCTGGCCGCCGAGCAGGCCGGCGGCGCCGAGGCCGTCCTGGACATGGCGGTCCAGTACGCCAAGGACCGGGTCCAGTTCGGCCGCCAGATCGGCAGCTTCCAGGCCGTGAAGCACCGCTGCGCCGACATGCTGCTGGAGGTGGAGTCCGCGCGGTCGGCCGCCTACTACGCGGCCTGGTGCGCGGCCGGCGCCACGGCGGCCGATGGCGGCGACGACGAGCTGGCCAGGATCGCCGCCGTCGCGAAGGCCTACTGCTCGGAGGCCTACACCCAGGTCGCCGCCGACAACATCCAGGTCCACGGCGGCATCGGCTTCACCTGGGAGCACTCGGCCCACCTGTACTTCCGCCGGGCCAAGTCCGACGAACTGCTCTTCGGCGCCCCAGCCACCTGGCGCGACCGGCTGGCCACCAGCATCGGCGTATAG
- a CDS encoding enoyl-CoA hydratase — protein MTKTFIDYEVSDAIATITLDRPEAANAQTLELLDELDAAWRRAADDPEARVIVLRANGKHFSAGHDIKGVGGSNGAPPKWTLEGIYEIESRRFLEYSLRWRNVPKPSIAAVQGVCISGGLLLAWPCDLIIAADNATFSDPVVNMGIGGVEYHGHTWEMGPRKAKELLFTGRKMDAYEAERVGMVNRVVPLADLRDVTRALAAEIATKHPFALRQAKRAVNQTLDVQGFYAAVQSVFDIHQTGHGHALSESGMPILMLLDGMKEQLAKPSSNGR, from the coding sequence GTGACGAAGACGTTCATCGACTACGAGGTCAGCGACGCGATCGCGACCATCACCCTGGACCGGCCGGAGGCCGCCAACGCCCAGACGCTGGAGCTGCTCGACGAGCTCGACGCGGCGTGGCGGCGGGCCGCGGACGACCCCGAGGCCCGGGTCATCGTCCTGCGTGCCAACGGCAAGCACTTCTCCGCCGGCCATGACATCAAGGGCGTGGGCGGCTCCAACGGCGCGCCGCCGAAGTGGACGCTGGAGGGCATCTACGAGATCGAGTCCCGGCGGTTCCTGGAGTACAGCCTGCGGTGGCGCAACGTGCCGAAGCCGTCGATCGCCGCCGTCCAGGGCGTCTGCATCTCCGGCGGCCTGCTGCTCGCCTGGCCGTGCGACCTGATCATCGCCGCGGACAACGCCACGTTCTCCGACCCGGTCGTGAACATGGGCATCGGCGGCGTCGAGTACCACGGCCACACCTGGGAGATGGGCCCGCGCAAGGCCAAGGAGCTGCTGTTCACCGGCCGCAAGATGGACGCCTACGAGGCCGAGCGGGTCGGCATGGTCAACCGGGTCGTGCCGCTTGCGGACCTGCGCGACGTGACCAGGGCGCTGGCGGCCGAGATCGCCACCAAGCACCCGTTCGCGCTGCGCCAGGCCAAGCGGGCCGTCAACCAGACGCTCGACGTGCAGGGCTTCTACGCGGCGGTCCAGTCGGTCTTCGACATCCACCAGACCGGCCACGGCCACGCGCTGTCCGAGAGCGGCATGCCGATCCTCATGCTGCTCGACGGCATGAAGGAGCAGCTCGCGAAGCCTTCGTCCAACGGCCGCTGA
- a CDS encoding acyl-CoA dehydrogenase family protein, translating to MSTAFSSSAADDAGSGAALRAEVTAWLQEHWDPELTVERWWSVVAAAGWTAPHLSVEQGGRGLPQRAGRAVRAAFLAHGALQPPGGLGLLMAAPTILTLGTPEQIARHVPPILEGRLGWCQLFSEPGAGSDLAGLTTRAERDGDRWVINGQKVWSSQAREADYGMLLARTSFDVPKHAGISWFAFKLDQPGVTIRPLREMTGDAVFNEVFLDDAVALDADLVGGEGKGWMAANTTLHFERTGIGAGGAHAGFPPPGPNGGVLGMTAGEAAKLRAPEGLTVTLADLVALAHAHGRDADPAIRQKLARLYSYQQVGQWNAARAKAETAAGDAAAGTSIASTGKIAQTRITKLAAEIGLDILDAGGLLAGDDAAEGGRFGKAFLFARASSIYGGTDEIQRNIAAERVLGLPREPSPDRGRPYREVLRGRAGREDAAPAG from the coding sequence ATGAGCACGGCTTTCTCCAGCAGCGCGGCGGACGACGCAGGCTCGGGAGCGGCCCTGCGGGCCGAGGTCACCGCCTGGCTCCAGGAGCACTGGGACCCCGAGCTGACCGTCGAGCGGTGGTGGAGCGTGGTCGCCGCGGCCGGCTGGACGGCCCCGCACCTCAGCGTCGAGCAGGGCGGCCGCGGCCTGCCGCAGCGGGCCGGGCGGGCGGTGCGCGCCGCGTTCCTCGCGCACGGCGCCCTGCAGCCCCCTGGCGGCCTGGGCCTGCTGATGGCCGCCCCGACCATCCTCACCCTGGGCACGCCCGAGCAGATCGCCCGGCACGTGCCGCCGATCCTGGAGGGCCGGCTCGGCTGGTGCCAGCTGTTCTCCGAGCCGGGCGCCGGGTCCGACCTCGCCGGGCTCACCACCCGGGCCGAGCGCGACGGCGACCGGTGGGTGATCAACGGCCAGAAGGTCTGGAGCAGCCAGGCCCGCGAGGCCGACTACGGCATGCTGCTGGCCAGGACCAGCTTCGACGTCCCCAAGCACGCCGGGATCTCCTGGTTCGCCTTCAAGCTCGACCAGCCGGGCGTCACGATCCGCCCACTGCGGGAGATGACCGGTGACGCCGTGTTCAACGAGGTCTTCCTCGACGACGCGGTGGCCCTCGACGCGGACCTGGTCGGCGGCGAGGGCAAGGGCTGGATGGCCGCGAACACGACCCTGCACTTCGAGCGGACCGGGATCGGCGCCGGCGGCGCGCACGCCGGCTTCCCCCCGCCCGGCCCGAACGGCGGCGTCCTCGGGATGACGGCCGGCGAGGCCGCGAAGCTGCGCGCGCCCGAGGGGCTGACCGTCACCCTCGCCGACCTGGTGGCGCTGGCCCACGCGCACGGCCGGGACGCCGACCCGGCCATCCGCCAGAAGCTGGCCCGCCTGTACTCCTACCAGCAGGTCGGCCAGTGGAACGCCGCCCGGGCCAAGGCCGAGACCGCGGCGGGCGACGCGGCGGCGGGCACGTCCATCGCCAGCACCGGCAAGATCGCCCAGACCCGGATCACCAAGCTCGCCGCCGAGATCGGCCTGGACATCCTCGACGCGGGCGGCCTGCTCGCCGGGGACGACGCCGCCGAGGGCGGCAGGTTCGGCAAGGCGTTCCTGTTCGCCCGAGCCTCCTCGATCTACGGCGGCACCGACGAGATCCAGCGCAACATCGCCGCCGAACGCGTCCTGGGCCTCCCCCGCGAGCCCAGCCCCGACCGCGGCCGCCCCTACCGCGAGGTCCTGCGCGGCCGAGCGGGCCGCGAGGACGCCGCCCCGGCCGGCTGA
- a CDS encoding amidohydrolase family protein, producing MKAIDCLVNVHLGDDKQPEWMVRVKEDYFKGGESFFHSPELPELIDAMDAAGVERAILISRTSKGPDRAARYAEARPDRFALAVGGFNLLRPMAALRTLESYVRDYPVASATVGPSFWGDGMYPPTDAVYYPLYTKCCELDLPLCMNTGIPGPPIPGEVQNPIYLDRVCVRFPELRLCMIHGADPWWDTAIRLMIKYRNLRLMTSAWSPRRLPASLLHYMSTRGRDRVIFASDHPVLSFERCLAEATNLGLTDEVRQAWLYDNALSFFFADRAKAK from the coding sequence ATGAAGGCCATCGACTGCCTGGTCAACGTCCACCTGGGCGACGACAAGCAGCCCGAGTGGATGGTGCGGGTCAAGGAGGACTACTTCAAGGGTGGCGAGTCCTTCTTCCACAGCCCCGAGCTGCCCGAGCTGATCGACGCCATGGACGCCGCCGGCGTCGAGCGGGCGATCCTGATCTCGCGGACCAGCAAGGGGCCGGACCGGGCCGCGAGGTACGCCGAGGCGCGCCCCGACCGGTTCGCGCTCGCCGTCGGCGGCTTCAACCTGCTGCGCCCGATGGCGGCCCTGCGCACGCTGGAGTCCTACGTCCGGGACTACCCCGTCGCGTCCGCCACGGTGGGGCCGAGCTTCTGGGGCGACGGGATGTACCCGCCCACCGACGCGGTCTACTACCCGCTCTACACGAAGTGCTGCGAGCTCGACCTGCCGCTGTGCATGAACACCGGCATCCCCGGGCCGCCGATCCCCGGCGAGGTCCAGAACCCGATCTACCTCGACCGGGTCTGCGTCCGGTTCCCCGAGCTGAGGCTCTGCATGATCCACGGGGCCGACCCCTGGTGGGACACCGCGATCCGGCTGATGATCAAGTACAGGAACCTGCGGCTGATGACGTCGGCCTGGTCGCCCAGGCGGCTGCCCGCCTCGCTGCTGCACTACATGTCGACCCGGGGCCGCGACCGGGTCATCTTCGCCTCCGACCACCCGGTGCTCTCGTTCGAGCGCTGCCTCGCGGAGGCCACGAACCTGGGCCTCACCGACGAGGTCCGCCAGGCCTGGCTCTACGACAACGCCCTGTCCTTCTTCTTCGCCGACCGCGCCAAGGCCAAGTAA
- a CDS encoding AMP-binding protein yields MTTQLEHPKWLAAVAPDRPAVIADDVTITYAELEARSNRLAHALRAAGLGIGANVAVLMENRAEYFEVTWAGLRAGLLVTPINWHLSAAEARYIVEDCGADALIASASCADIVAELAGAGPTIRLSVGGPVDGFEPYEQAVAGFAPTPIDDEADGAWMFYSSGTTGRPKGIKPPAVGGPLGAPRGFTAMVRFLFGGDETTRYLSPAPLYHAAPSGWTNAIHRIGGTVVLTERFEPVEFLQAIERHRVTMAQVVPTHLVRLLKLPEQERLGHDLSSLKTLVHAAAPCPADVKRAVLEWLGPVVYEYYAGSEGVGFCFIGPQEWLAHPGSVGRSMQGAVHIVDEAGNELPAGADGRVFFEAAPRFEYHGDAEKTASMFDDRGWATYGEIGHVDADGYLYLTDRATNMIVSGGVNIYPRELEDVLIRHPQVADVVVIGVPDPEMGESVRAVVRPASPPADPAALEAELIAYSRARLARFKAPRSVRFLDEFPRLPTGKAARRLLPPDVLG; encoded by the coding sequence GTGACGACGCAGCTCGAGCATCCGAAGTGGCTCGCCGCCGTGGCGCCGGACCGGCCCGCGGTGATCGCCGATGACGTCACGATCACCTACGCGGAGCTGGAGGCGAGGTCGAACCGGCTCGCGCACGCGCTGCGCGCGGCCGGGCTGGGCATCGGCGCCAACGTCGCGGTGCTGATGGAGAACCGGGCCGAGTACTTCGAGGTCACCTGGGCGGGGCTGCGCGCCGGCCTGCTGGTCACGCCGATCAACTGGCACCTGTCCGCCGCCGAGGCCCGGTACATCGTCGAGGACTGCGGCGCCGACGCGCTGATCGCGTCGGCGTCCTGCGCCGACATCGTGGCCGAGCTGGCCGGCGCCGGCCCGACGATCCGGCTGTCCGTCGGCGGGCCGGTCGACGGGTTCGAGCCGTACGAGCAGGCCGTCGCCGGTTTCGCGCCGACGCCGATCGACGACGAGGCCGACGGCGCGTGGATGTTCTACTCGTCGGGCACCACCGGCCGCCCCAAGGGGATCAAGCCGCCCGCGGTCGGCGGCCCCCTCGGCGCGCCGAGGGGGTTCACGGCGATGGTCCGGTTCCTGTTCGGCGGCGACGAGACCACCCGCTACCTGAGCCCTGCCCCGCTCTACCACGCGGCCCCGTCTGGCTGGACCAACGCGATCCACCGGATCGGCGGGACGGTCGTGCTCACCGAGCGGTTCGAGCCCGTCGAGTTCCTCCAGGCGATCGAGCGGCACCGGGTCACGATGGCGCAGGTCGTCCCGACCCACCTCGTCAGGCTGTTGAAGCTGCCCGAGCAGGAGCGCCTGGGCCACGACCTGTCCAGCCTGAAGACGCTCGTCCACGCCGCCGCGCCGTGCCCGGCCGACGTCAAGCGGGCCGTGCTGGAGTGGCTCGGCCCGGTTGTCTACGAGTACTACGCAGGCAGCGAGGGCGTCGGGTTCTGCTTCATCGGGCCGCAGGAGTGGCTCGCCCACCCGGGCTCCGTCGGGCGCTCCATGCAGGGCGCGGTCCACATCGTCGACGAGGCCGGGAACGAGCTGCCGGCCGGCGCCGACGGGCGGGTCTTCTTCGAGGCGGCGCCCCGCTTCGAGTACCACGGCGACGCGGAGAAGACCGCCTCCATGTTCGACGACCGTGGCTGGGCCACCTACGGCGAGATCGGCCATGTCGACGCCGACGGCTACCTCTACCTGACCGACCGTGCCACCAACATGATCGTCTCGGGTGGCGTCAACATCTACCCGCGCGAGCTGGAGGACGTCCTGATCCGGCATCCCCAGGTCGCGGACGTCGTCGTGATCGGCGTCCCCGACCCGGAGATGGGCGAGTCGGTGCGGGCGGTCGTCCGGCCCGCGAGCCCGCCGGCCGATCCGGCCGCGCTGGAGGCCGAGCTCATCGCGTACTCCCGCGCTCGCCTCGCCCGCTTCAAGGCGCCCCGGTCGGTCCGGTTCCTCGACGAGTTCCCCCGCCTGCCCACCGGCAAGGCCGCCCGCCGCCTGTTGCCGCCGGACGTCCTGGGCTGA
- a CDS encoding class I adenylate-forming enzyme family protein gives MPPAEPAALTISGLLAVRRREDGGLGALVGDDEAVTYHQLDDASRALAARLVAAGVGKGSRVGSVMPNGVGWAVLALAVTRIGAVLVPLSTLLRPPELIAQLRAAAVTYLVAVPAFRGRDYLADLEAEVPGLAGRLRAGRRHPGVPSLCQAWTSADLPTAAVAAALVDAHERAVRPADDLVVLFTSGSSGEPKGVLHTHGNALRAVVSSLGARRVGHGERLYIPMPFFWTGGFGAGLLSVLVAGATLLTEAEPEPGRTLRFLERERVTLFRGWPDQAAWLAAHPDFPAVDLSSLRPGSLGAVLPAAQRPAAGARASLFGMTESFGPYCGSRLDTDLPEDKRGSCGQPFAGVEVRVVDPVTGRPLPPGAEGEIRLRGPHLMRGICGRHRADVFDRDGFYPTADAGVLDAEGFLWYRGRLDDMFKVSGATVYPLEVETALRALPGAREAFVTDVADEAGDPQVAALVVVSPDAAGGAGDLAEAVRSRLSSFKVPTRWLVVTDPATVPRLASGKADVGALRRLLRDKGVARSRKVRPT, from the coding sequence GTGCCGCCCGCTGAGCCCGCGGCGCTGACGATCTCCGGGCTGCTCGCAGTCCGCCGGCGCGAGGACGGCGGCCTCGGGGCGCTGGTCGGCGACGACGAGGCGGTCACCTACCACCAGCTCGACGACGCGAGCCGGGCGCTCGCGGCCCGGCTGGTGGCCGCCGGGGTCGGCAAGGGCAGCCGGGTCGGATCGGTGATGCCGAACGGCGTCGGCTGGGCGGTGCTCGCGCTCGCCGTGACCAGGATCGGCGCGGTCCTCGTCCCACTGTCGACGCTGCTGCGCCCGCCGGAGCTGATCGCCCAGCTGCGGGCCGCGGCCGTCACCTACCTCGTCGCCGTGCCGGCCTTCCGCGGCCGTGACTACCTCGCCGACCTGGAGGCCGAGGTGCCGGGCCTGGCCGGGCGCCTGCGGGCCGGCCGCCGGCATCCGGGCGTGCCGTCGCTGTGCCAGGCCTGGACCTCGGCCGACCTGCCGACGGCCGCGGTGGCGGCGGCGCTGGTCGACGCCCACGAACGGGCCGTGCGGCCCGCCGACGACCTCGTCGTCCTGTTCACGTCCGGCAGCTCGGGCGAGCCGAAGGGCGTGCTGCACACGCACGGCAACGCGCTGCGCGCCGTCGTCAGCAGCCTGGGCGCCCGGCGCGTCGGCCACGGTGAGCGGCTCTACATCCCGATGCCGTTCTTCTGGACCGGCGGGTTCGGCGCCGGCCTGCTCTCGGTGCTCGTCGCCGGTGCCACGCTGCTCACCGAGGCGGAGCCGGAGCCGGGCCGCACGCTGCGCTTCCTCGAACGGGAGCGGGTCACGCTGTTCCGCGGCTGGCCCGACCAGGCGGCGTGGCTCGCGGCGCACCCGGACTTCCCGGCCGTCGACCTGTCGTCGCTGCGGCCGGGCAGCCTCGGCGCGGTCCTGCCCGCGGCGCAGCGGCCCGCCGCGGGGGCGCGGGCGAGCCTTTTCGGGATGACCGAGTCGTTCGGCCCGTACTGCGGCTCCCGGCTCGACACCGACCTTCCCGAGGACAAGCGCGGCAGCTGCGGCCAGCCCTTCGCGGGCGTCGAGGTCCGCGTCGTCGACCCGGTCACCGGCCGGCCGCTCCCGCCTGGCGCCGAGGGGGAGATCCGGCTGCGCGGGCCGCACCTGATGCGCGGCATCTGCGGGCGCCACCGGGCGGACGTGTTCGACCGCGACGGCTTCTACCCGACCGCCGACGCCGGTGTGCTCGATGCCGAGGGCTTCCTGTGGTACCGGGGCCGGCTCGACGACATGTTCAAGGTCAGCGGCGCGACCGTGTACCCGCTCGAGGTCGAGACGGCGTTGCGCGCCCTGCCCGGGGCGCGCGAGGCCTTCGTCACCGACGTCGCCGACGAGGCGGGTGACCCGCAGGTCGCCGCGCTGGTCGTCGTGTCCCCGGACGCGGCCGGCGGTGCCGGCGACCTGGCCGAGGCGGTCAGGTCCCGGCTGAGCAGCTTCAAGGTCCCGACGCGGTGGCTCGTGGTTACCGACCCGGCCACGGTGCCGCGGCTGGCCAGCGGGAAGGCCGACGTGGGTGCGCTGCGCCGGCTGCTGCGGGACAAGGGTGTCGCCAGATCCCGGAAGGTGAGGCCGACATGA
- a CDS encoding enoyl-CoA hydratase-related protein — MGSATGAGVVVERDGGVLRIGLNRPERRNALGPAAVRRLIETLEDAAVDDGLRVVVLASLGPDFCSGADWAASNTKGGERPRTGSVQRRTALQAHRLVQLITEIQLPVVCAVRGHAAGLGFQLALAADFTVAAETSRFWEPFLARGFSPDSGATWLLPRLVGVARAKELLILGRRLSGAEAAAWGLIYRAVPDAELGDATAALVAELGQAATVAVGLTKRSVNRGLELGLAEAMEQEAYALELSSRTGDFREGLAAFQERRAPNFGGR, encoded by the coding sequence ATGGGATCCGCCACGGGCGCTGGCGTCGTCGTCGAACGCGACGGCGGCGTGCTGCGGATCGGCCTGAACCGCCCGGAGCGCCGCAACGCCCTCGGCCCGGCCGCGGTGCGGCGGCTGATCGAGACGCTGGAGGACGCGGCCGTCGACGACGGCCTGCGCGTCGTCGTCCTGGCCAGCCTCGGGCCCGACTTCTGCTCTGGCGCCGACTGGGCCGCGTCGAACACCAAGGGCGGCGAGCGGCCGCGGACGGGCAGCGTGCAGCGGCGCACGGCCCTGCAGGCGCACCGGCTCGTCCAGCTCATCACCGAGATCCAGCTGCCCGTCGTCTGCGCGGTGCGCGGGCACGCGGCCGGGCTCGGGTTCCAGCTGGCGCTGGCCGCGGACTTCACCGTGGCCGCCGAGACCAGCCGTTTCTGGGAGCCCTTCCTGGCCCGGGGCTTCAGCCCGGACAGCGGCGCCACCTGGCTGCTGCCCCGGCTGGTCGGTGTGGCCCGGGCGAAGGAACTGCTCATCCTGGGGCGCCGGCTGTCCGGTGCCGAGGCCGCGGCCTGGGGCCTGATCTACCGGGCCGTGCCCGACGCCGAGCTCGGCGACGCCACCGCCGCCCTGGTCGCCGAGCTCGGCCAGGCCGCGACCGTCGCCGTCGGGCTGACCAAGCGGTCGGTCAACCGGGGCTTGGAGCTCGGGCTGGCCGAGGCGATGGAGCAGGAGGCCTACGCGTTGGAGCTGTCGTCCCGCACCGGCGACTTCCGGGAGGGGCTCGCGGCCTTCCAGGAACGGCGCGCCCCGAACTTCGGCGGCCGCTAG
- a CDS encoding MarR family transcriptional regulator encodes MAERLPQLELGNQLCFALYSASRFAIRAYGPVLAEIGLTYPQYLTMLVLWEAEKPLTVGDIGASLHLDSGTLTPLLKRLEDLGLADRARDPSDERRVLISLTEQGTALRARAADVPQRVFQGYGIDIPTALRLIGELTTIVESLSRA; translated from the coding sequence ATGGCCGAACGCCTCCCGCAACTGGAGCTCGGCAACCAGCTGTGCTTCGCGCTGTACAGCGCGAGCCGCTTCGCGATCCGGGCCTACGGGCCGGTCCTGGCCGAGATCGGGCTGACCTACCCGCAGTACCTCACGATGCTGGTGCTCTGGGAGGCCGAGAAGCCCCTCACGGTCGGTGACATCGGCGCGAGCCTGCATCTGGACAGCGGCACCCTGACCCCGTTGCTCAAGCGCCTGGAGGATCTCGGCCTGGCCGACCGGGCCCGCGATCCCTCGGACGAGCGGCGCGTTCTCATCTCGCTGACCGAGCAGGGAACGGCGCTGCGTGCCAGGGCCGCCGACGTCCCCCAGCGGGTGTTCCAGGGCTACGGGATCGACATCCCCACGGCGCTGCGGCTCATCGGCGAGCTGACGACGATCGTCGAGTCGCTGAGCCGGGCCTAG
- a CDS encoding class I adenylate-forming enzyme family protein: MTAAALLRERAAQYGPRVLLVTDDDVLTYAEADRRSRELARGLLALGVGRGTHVGLLFPNGSDFVVGWLAAARAGAVTVPLSTFSTSAELRGLLYNADVGVLLAARGFRGHDYVAALGAAVDDLDLQAGQPLLAASMPVLRRVFFAAGADAVDDGRVGPAWTLAALARHGVAVDDDLALAVEQSLAPSDRHVIVHTSGSTSAPKGVVHTQGALIRHLANLNDIRRYTPEEALFSNSPFFWVGGFAYALLGTLVAGGRLVCSNASDPADVLDVLERERPTMVNGYAQSVAGLRADPTFARRDLSSIRRGNLYSIMRADVRPVDPLLRHQMLGMTEAGSVCLVSADEGDQPERRRGSFGRPAPGFEARVAEPDGSECGVGEVGELWLRGPFLMEGYYSRERHEVFDPDGWFHTGDLFAVDDEGLFYFHGRRGDLIKTGGANVSPSEVEAAIRDVAGLTAHVVGLDDPARGQIVAAAVRVPSGGDVDAGDLRRQLAGRLSSYKVPRRFVLLADDEVPTMSSGKIDMPALRELLRAAR; the protein is encoded by the coding sequence CTGACGGCCGCGGCCCTGCTGCGGGAGCGGGCCGCCCAGTACGGCCCGCGGGTCCTGCTGGTGACCGACGACGACGTCCTCACCTACGCCGAAGCCGACCGGCGGTCGCGGGAGCTGGCCCGGGGCCTGCTGGCGCTCGGCGTCGGCCGGGGCACCCACGTCGGGCTGCTGTTCCCGAACGGGAGCGACTTCGTCGTCGGGTGGCTGGCCGCCGCCCGGGCCGGCGCGGTCACGGTCCCGCTGAGCACGTTCTCGACCAGCGCGGAGCTGCGCGGGCTGCTGTACAACGCGGACGTCGGGGTGCTGCTCGCGGCCCGCGGCTTCCGCGGCCATGATTACGTCGCCGCGCTCGGGGCGGCCGTCGACGATCTTGATCTCCAGGCCGGGCAGCCGCTGCTGGCCGCGTCGATGCCGGTGCTGCGGCGCGTGTTCTTCGCCGCCGGCGCGGACGCCGTCGACGACGGCCGGGTCGGGCCGGCGTGGACGCTGGCCGCGCTGGCGCGCCACGGCGTCGCGGTGGACGACGACCTGGCGCTGGCGGTCGAACAGTCCCTGGCGCCGAGTGACCGTCATGTCATCGTCCACACGTCCGGGTCGACAAGCGCGCCGAAAGGCGTGGTCCACACCCAGGGCGCGCTGATCCGCCATCTGGCGAACCTGAACGACATCCGCCGCTACACCCCCGAGGAGGCGCTCTTCTCGAACTCGCCGTTCTTCTGGGTCGGTGGGTTCGCCTACGCGCTGCTCGGGACCCTGGTGGCCGGTGGCCGGCTGGTCTGCTCGAACGCGTCCGATCCGGCGGATGTGCTCGACGTCCTGGAACGTGAGCGCCCGACCATGGTGAACGGCTACGCGCAGTCGGTGGCGGGCCTGCGGGCCGACCCGACGTTCGCCCGCCGGGACCTGTCCTCGATCCGCCGCGGCAACCTCTACTCGATCATGCGCGCCGACGTCCGGCCCGTCGACCCGCTGCTGCGCCACCAGATGCTCGGGATGACCGAGGCCGGCAGCGTCTGCCTGGTCAGCGCGGACGAGGGCGACCAGCCGGAGCGGCGCCGCGGCTCGTTCGGGCGCCCGGCGCCGGGCTTCGAGGCCCGGGTCGCCGAGCCGGATGGCTCGGAATGTGGCGTCGGCGAGGTGGGGGAGCTGTGGCTGCGGGGCCCGTTCCTGATGGAGGGCTACTACAGCCGGGAACGCCACGAGGTGTTCGACCCCGACGGGTGGTTCCACACCGGCGACCTGTTCGCCGTCGACGACGAGGGCCTCTTCTACTTCCACGGCCGGCGCGGCGACCTGATCAAGACCGGCGGCGCGAACGTGTCGCCGAGCGAGGTCGAGGCGGCGATCCGCGACGTCGCGGGGCTCACAGCGCACGTCGTCGGCCTCGACGACCCGGCGCGTGGGCAGATCGTCGCGGCGGCGGTCCGGGTGCCGTCCGGGGGCGACGTCGACGCCGGCGACCTGCGCCGCCAGCTGGCCGGGCGGCTGTCCTCCTACAAGGTGCCGCGCAGGTTCGTCCTGCTCGCCGACGACGAGGTGCCGACGATGTCCAGCGGCAAGATCGACATGCCCGCCCTCAGGGAGCTGCTGCGTGCCGCCCGCTGA